The Capsicum annuum cultivar UCD-10X-F1 unplaced genomic scaffold, UCD10Xv1.1 ctg4806, whole genome shotgun sequence genome contains the following window.
gagacgttgggacactccataaaacccataacatttatcaatctacttctgcaggtacaagcaaaggagttaataggccaagataccagaatgcaaatatgaacaaaatatttgaaaaaccatttaccccaaaaacacaaaaagaccatttatttatacccccacaagttaacacataccgagatagcctaaaccaagacaaaaaagtatacaactacaccgcccaaaaatacatagaaaatatatacagagtacaaacctttctaaaccataaccccagagctacagacatcaaagaaccaaataccaattatataacccaaaaactacaaggatacaataaattaatcgcactacccaaaactaacccaagcctagttaaaacctgttttgactatggactactaaataccatatatacccacgacgagaagagctaacagctatggaggaattatacaagatattcactacctataaaagaataacaaaaggaaatttattttatataaagtgttatactgcaccagcagagatattatatgatgaaataaaaccagttatacaagttgtaaagataggactaacaagagatatgattataccagaagatattttgcaacaaccggagatacctagaatcgagataccagatttttatgcaaacaaaagacttattggactagctacgatcatccaagaactagcaaataactatgctaacggaaacccaatatggagctactattcaagggatcatcaaatgatatattcaaattcaaaagagctaagacaagcagatatggaagacgtaagacaatggataatgacgctacttaacccagaaaaacaatctaccgcgagagcaataaaaaagggatttatttcagaaggattgctaacaagatactgtaaaataatcggacataaatatccagaccaccaatgttcgaggtgcaatggagaagataatattattccagaggtacatctagaataaaaaagacaaaatgccagctggaaagataagatgaaaaaacaataatggagcagatacagagcaataatggagcagatacaaaGCAATAATGgaacagatacgacaaaatcaacggagacaaaaTACTGTACAAAGGCAGAATTATTGTATAACAAAAGTCTTTATTGGAATAGTTGTACATTAATTAGtttgttgaaattgttgaaaaacTTTACGTAAAGTTAAGTTAGAAAAGTTAGAAAAGTTAGGAAAGTTAGATAGGCATAGGCCCCCCTTTCTTTGACTTTTCACTTTCTTTAGTCTTAGTTTTAGAAACAAGAAACATGTGTAAATTGTAATCTTATTCTTTCGTTCTATATATAtcaaaggcagaaggcattgcaaaggcaagccttcatgcgttgaagcactttcactctctccaatccacaaaaatattttactcagttaattagataaacatattccaatggaaaaagctatggaacaacaaaactcagaaataacaaagcccgaacaggtatatctatttatgattatgaatagctaatttcataattcccaacaatcatgatatgataaaataaattcatattagttactttatagtagaattattcgaagaataatacgttaagaagtttattaacaaagaggaaacggagaaatatccctaaggactatgccatcctaaaggtgaaaccaatgaggcaagaagccgtggcggggagtaaccagagtagaggcgctgtttaagggaaaaagtatccgaattaccatgttaatagtgacggaagaacatattatttaagaataatctagtatatagtaagctaagatgattatattttatgtacatggttgaagggaatattttgaaaaaagcaattttatgaaaatgactgataatatatctgatgtgatggtagataaattcaaaatacttattttgtatgcacttagaaatataaaagtagcagatataagaaaaatcatattagaaaaagcttttggtaaatattacatgactagaataaattatataccacaactacctaactactcttataagtacttacgatgataagttacataaaatttttagaaaaagatataaaaaaaatgcagttactagaaaaacagataaaaataaatatagataaatacatggaaaacaaagatataaaatttcttaataaaaatatgcaaaaactactaaggctaaaacaaacaactacaaaatattataattttaaaaaaatagatcatttagattatcttaaagttttaatattatatatacttaaaaacatagaaattatagatattaagaaaataatattagaaaaagtaataaactatgaaattgaaactataaattgcctagaacagttatacgaagaaatttacccagaaggatattattcagattaaaagaaaatgttagaatatattagaaaaactagagaaaatcaagacaacctaaataatgaaattaattatagaaaccgaattagacaaataatgaaagacctaaaagaaaaattaatatggatagaaaaaccttagaaaatttagataaaagtacatgtgatagtttatataatttaaaaaactcactacaagaagaacaacacaagataataaataacattgaaaatctagaattagatatatattatagcacagacaggataaattattatacaagaatttgtaactctgcaattacaacaggataaaataattaatgaatatatcttacgaaaaaagtaaattattaaaagatattaaaacaaaatatccacgcactaataaaatagattcattagaaaCCCATataaatctatttaatctactaaatccgcgcacccccctataaATGGTATCACCTTAACCTACATTATTAAGCTAGGATGTAATAGTTCAATTAAGTTTATTACAAATATCACCCTACATATGAATCAATTAAGGTATCTAAGTGCATCTCTGTCCTAGTTACTAattcaagttttttattttaaaaagaatcaaGAACCGTACTCTGTTTATTCCCATATTTTATTTCCCTATTCCCTCCCTCGAGTTTAAAAGGTGGACAaaggatgtattctaagggtcgcaaatcctCAAAATAGCTAAaacaagaataagaaaataaccaatattgataagcaaagCAAACGAACTTaatccataacaataataatcatgttctagGCTTCAACATCAGAAAGAAggtgtttagccacgcatagtcataatcacaATCACGATattgtaattaacaactaataacatgtatgaactaaattaaaatgataaaaacctAATTTATGGGGTTGTAACAGCCTCTTTGACGTTCCTAGACGtccaaagatgaataataacaagtacaaagatgtatttatagtgtcCAAGTAGTCCCAAGATGTGTAGGACTCAATTAGAATTCTTGTCCATGTCTAAAGTAGACCTCGCATCGCGAGTTGTGAAAACAGAAATGAAAGTCACCATGCTTAGGCTGGAAACGAGAGTATAGGTCGCATCGCGAGGCTTAAAAACAAAAGTTGGAGGTCGCGACGTGCCCTCATCACTAGGGGTCACTATTTTGGGTCCCTTCTAAAGATGTTTGTCCATATCATGCGCCAATTGGCCCCTCCTACTGCCCACATGTGCCAAAGGCATTTCAGGTGTCTAAATTGCAcccaagttgtgtattgtgcttttgttgatctattctgagcctttttgagttgtttccacttgatttgaagcttgtagatccttaatatatcatcataatcagctcaaaaagcatcctatatcattaaacacaataatatagagctcaaaacaacacaacatctgACACAACAAACTGAAAACATGTGCTAACTATAGGtaaatttcactttgatctttaactcattgtttcaactcttgtcttgatccaattgacccctaaaaattatcaacaatttgtttcacatataaatatacaataacaAACTTATGAAATCATTAAAACAAATTATAaaccaacacaatagactagacaagcacttagctcaagctagtaacactagttttcttggatGAACTCTAAattatcaatttgaatcaaaacttgtgtggaaacaccattaaacattgtaaacaaaTACATGGACACTCAAAtgaacatttatatcattatcaacacattaagcacatgaatcatcctcaaaacaaatctaaaaaggctagaatagtaaggctcgaatgcataaatacacccaacatcaccaccccacacttaaagccttgttcgtcgtTGAACAATTCTTAACTATAAGCGTCATGAGCTGAAGAGGCTACACACTTCTACTCAATTCAAGAcattcaagctagcactacaatgactacacaaaatgcaagtttaCAGCTCTAAGCacgttatacacaattgaaagctcatgaatactattccaaaacatcctaaccttaagaattgactcacctagttgacGAACTCATGCTCATCATTCAAtaaaagacatcacaaaaatcACTCATactcatcaaacatgtgcccctcacaacaaaaaagttacccataatcactcacaataatgcaatttatcacaTAATGGGTTCAAGAATcgaattatgctcactctcacaaagaattcacaagtaaCACAGTGaatcataggctttcccttagtgtagtgcttcACTAATATCTGAATGTAAATCTTAGGGTCAATTAGATCTTTTCcgggttataatgtaggctaaggggcgggtaggaactatttgggaatagtgactaacctctctaagcgctttaatacactacattaaatatttagaaccaatctccaacaaccaaattacactttttcatgtacccataccttttatttttgccccatttcttcttaagaattttcacaaacacttggtggatgcATAGTTTACTActacaagaatcaatttttctcttttttcacaatcatgataatatttctagcataaattATGTCACAGCAATACACCAcaaatcaattataaacaccaataactattaccttgggacatcaatttcacctttctcttcttcaatttctcatactccttactaaatcaaaattatatatttttcattaaagcacttaggagatttttgaatcaaattatggtcaatcaaagaaggggattaggcttcATATGAgtctaccaaagaaaataagctaaaggctcaatgggggttaacaaggataatgcacaaagggtaggacaaatagaaagtataaaacaaggctatcaaagaaatgcctaaatcatctcctaaatccaaattttttatttttcctcacacacacaccgggaaagttctagacatcacatgtaacaaggaatatacaaaattctcaaatgcacatggaacatgctcaactcatataggatcatcatagcctcccaaccaaataatagcataaattcaaaattaagccaataaGCACAAAAgccataaacatgagcctaagagtcttaaaatagcaattcactcattcaacatgcttttttccagacaaaacacttgcatcatgtaatcaaaaatagtaCCAACTCAAATATATCACTCATTCCTATCctaaaaattttttaaattaagccaaaatttgagaattccccaccccacacttaaaaatctactttgtccccaaagtgaattttaaatataagagatagaaatacttcctgaggcctctaggcctagctagtagcatcttttgcaTTTGTAGGATCGGTGAgaaccccacacttagtctcgccatgcttcaagctcaagtttatggtactcagactttccattaacctgtgactcaaccaaaaacaaaattatgtaaaataaagccaacaaaaaattaaaagaaaacatacctaattaacttgtgTTGCCTCcaaagcagcgcctgatttagtatcgTAGCACGACCtaactcaactcaaccatattccttcacccttttactcccttttgagagcttttttcatttattttaaaccTATTGTACCTTTTAACATGTTGGGAATCGGTGATTTCATCTTAGGCCACTCAATCAGCTATTCAAAAAAGGTCTTTAGTAGCTTAAGCACCCCACACTCCTCCCTTTCaatcatactgatcatgcataaatattttatttgggatttcaaatgggtgctttgtaaacatcaaataccacttCTTTATTCTCTACCCTCATCTTTAatgtgccttctctaacatcaatcaaggccCCTTCGATTGTTAAGAATGGAtgtcccaagatgattggtacctactcatcttcctcaaaatcaagaacaataaagtcagcaggtataatgaatttaccaacctgtATGAGGACATCCTTAATTATTCCATTTGGATGTGTAAATATCCCATCTGCCAGTTGCAATACTATATTGGTCGACTTTGGCTCTCCAAAGTCCAATGTCTTAAATAGCAataggggcatcaaattaatgATCGCCTCCAAGTCACTTAGTTCATGGACCTCTTTACtcctaatttgaatagggatagcaaCACTTCCCCTGATATttcaatttcttagggattttctatTTCATCACTGCACTAAACTCTTCAGTAAGTGTTATTGCTCCCATATCCTGCAATTTCACCTTCTTCGCAAccatatccctcaagtactttgcatacttgggcGTACTATGCAAAATATCTAGCAAAGGTAATTTAATATGAAGCTCTTTAAATGtatcaatgaactttttgaacaGGGTATCCTCTTTCGCTTTTATGTGCCTTTGAGAGAAAGGTAGTGGCGGCATCTGCTTCACTTCCGGTTCAGCAACTTTTTcattcaagtactcagacttccttgaattttcagcaactttgtTATCTACATTTTGAGTCACCACATGAGCATCTGCCTTCTTTATTGCCTTGGGAGGTTTTCCTTCAAGTTCCTTACCACTTCTTAATGTGATTGCCATAACCTGCTTTGGAGTTTCTATGTCAGCTAGCAACccaccttgtggcctagtattcAATGTTTTCTGATTTTGCCCCACTTGAAACTCTAAACTTCTAGTAGCCACTTGCAAATTTTTTAGTTCTGCAGCAAACTGCGTCTGATTAGCTAGGATCTTCTTCAACATCTCCTCTGTACTGCTAGTTGACTGACTTGGTTGGGCCTATAGCTGTAGGGAATTCCATggctgatttggtggctgagtcTACCACTTTATGTAGTAGGCATTACTATAATTAGGtctttgagcattgcctacatacatcatAGATTctggatttgaagcacacatggccgCTGCATGACCATAATTTCtgcatacctcacaccaacctgcaACTTGTTGGATGACGTTGACTATGGCTGAAGGTTATGCTGCTCCTAACTTCATACTACTAAATgatgtgttgatcaaattctATAGTGCAGGAATTTATGCTGATAAGGCTATAAAgtggtccacctccaatacacccacaattctttttgtggtacttctagaatctgaatgccaaTCTAAATTTCCTTGTACTACGCAGTTCAATAATttgtacagctcatcataagtcaattccagtGCTTGACCATCTACTGATGAATCTAataaaatctttgtattatgatcgagagcttctacaaaagtgtgagcaagtacctcatttgactattggtgatgtgggcAATCCCGAAGAAGTGCCTTAAAGCATTCCCAAGCATGGCAAAGGTTTTCATCAGTCTTCTATTTAAAGCTTACTATTTCACTGCaaagtctcacagtcttgcctgatggaaaaaATCTGATAAGGAACTTTCTAGCtgagtcatcccatgatgtgattgaatttgtcGGCTCCAAATTCAACCATTTTTTTGCTTCCACCAAAAGTGAGTAGGGAAACAGTGTTAGCCTCACTTAATCTGGAGTCACCCCAGTTATAGTGAATATATCAATAAGCCTAATGAAGGTCAggaagtggacttgtggatcttcgtgtgaaagccctgcaaactgtccactgctaataagaagcTGCGCTATATTATGTTTCAACTTAAAATTCCCCCCAGCGTCGGTCTTTGAATTGGTGAAGTCAAGTTCATTGGAAATGGGACTGACACTTCCTTAACCTTTCTACCAGTTGTttgttgttcagccataggaACAGTATTCTCGTGGCCTTCTTGGATTTGAGGAATTttagggagaaggattgcttctctcttGCATTGATGGTAAAGTTACTCAAGTTTCGAGCTTGGTTCTACCAACTCCCGGTTCGTTGCCAACTTATAAACTTAAGAACTTATTTcctataaaaacaaaaacaagaccaagcattaaaataccaaataaatctaaaaataaaaaaataaacaattgccaaaTAACAATTCCCTGGCAACGGTACCAAAAACTTAACAGTGTCAAAGGACACACACAAGTATACCTGGTTTACCAAGTAATATAGCGACCTTCAATAAAGTCGAGTtatcaatcccacagagacttaATTTAGCAACGATTTGATTTCAATttacagtttagattaatttagtgtgAAAGTAACCAACAAAAGTTTGAAGTTTGTAATTGGAAGTAAACAGTACGGAAATtaaaggtcttgag
Protein-coding sequences here:
- the LOC124892514 gene encoding uncharacterized protein LOC124892514; protein product: MLKKILANQTQFAAELKNLQVATRSLEFQVGQNQKTLNTRPQGGLLADIETPKQVMAITLRSGKELEGKPPKAIKKADAHVVTQNVDNKVAENSRKSEYLNEKVAEPEVKQMPPLPFSQRHIKAKEDTLFKKFIDTFKELHIKLPLLDILHSTPKYAKYLRDMVAKKVKLQDMGAITLTEEFSAVMK